A stretch of the Lolium perenne isolate Kyuss_39 chromosome 3, Kyuss_2.0, whole genome shotgun sequence genome encodes the following:
- the LOC139838695 gene encoding uncharacterized protein, with amino-acid sequence MAAALLRRSVRIQEPAPPPYVYGLGPGILSGGVITDMHCVTVRIIIETPALGLGIVFVLQMPDAVVVGPRHQGADAASDALPGPDGAARSSDALSRVDSCYTMNCSVAGLSDEAGATVSPGEDRGSQHARPRYLQLANAVSRRTPSGEPPMRPANLQNEDGGVQPTYARDTDEDGGGEDNVEAHSTAGFTSTRKCGLLPARCQDRQAFLSDLGRSPCQRETSPLLSERRPGHSHALCVFLVIPPSTSAIPHSKTALIIWRGSTDRQK; translated from the exons ATGGCGGCTGCGCTGCTGCGTAGGAGCGTTAGGATTCAGGAACCTGCACCTCCACCCTATGTCTATGGCCTGGGCCCTGGGATACTTTCCGGAGGCGTTATCACGGACATGCACTGCGTCACCGTACGCATCATCATAGAGACGCCGGCGCTTGGGCTGGGCATCGTCTTCGTCTTGCAGATGCCTGATGCCGTGGTAGTCGGGCCACGGCATCAAGGAGCAGATGCGGCG TCCGACGCACTTCCTGGGCCAGATGGGGCCGCGCGGTCCTCGGACGCGCTCTCCCGGGTCGACAGCTGCTACACAATGAACTGCAGCGTCGCCGGTCTCAGCGACGAAGCCGGCGCGACGGTTTCTCCGG GAGAAGACCGGGGCAGCCAACACGCGCGCCCGCGATACTTACAGCTTGCCAACGCGGTCTCCCGTCGAACACCCTCCGGCGAACCACCAATGCGCCCAGCAAACCTGCAAAATGAAGATGGCGGAGTGCAGCCAACCTATGCAAGGGACACGGACGAAGACGGTGGTGGCGAGGACAACGTGGAGGCGCACAGCACGGCAGGTTTCACGTCAACGAGAAAGTGCGGGCTGCTTCCAGCGCGGTGCCAAGATCGTCAAGCCTTCCTGTCCGATCTCGGCAGATCACCATGCCAGCGTGAGACGAGCCCGCTCCTATCAGAGCGTCGGCCTGGACACTCGCATGCGTTGTGCGTCTTTCTGGTAATACCGCCATCCACATCAGCAATACCACATAGCAAAACTGCTCTAATCATCTGGAGGGGGTCAACTGACCG GCAAAAGTAA